The following are from one region of the Phycisphaeraceae bacterium genome:
- a CDS encoding transglutaminase domain-containing protein, with the protein MRTLLVILTLAALSAAALAQPRSSTPPADEGPVLTLKERRLFQLRLNIYGSRAPFSQHIQTNNPILRLDRRGFLPRQSIDLRSIELVVPVLERSASHEMYLDRAEWSLIFNRQPVPQDRLGNPGEQPDLINLEQSVRITDDEGNWLVAFILNPEQIEFSLQAPVAAHETVYDDARAARIDWPTEWPEWVRPALEPSPYIPSDHAFVRETLNDWTNSLPRSMPPAVLAKHLAKRIVDSVQPLETGVAVWPYAARWRGLINDPCDPVLSARTTRVEQRGSNPTPYALRFADRRVAFQLRGFDVDDRRLFRNQDCFVPRIREPVETGRANPAVTANLYAALLRAAGIPARVVIGIELTPAELRTVPDAHLPGRPQQDLIINDVRITNRVAQLRFWNEFFLYDEAANRGEWIPVDLFRQRLESSRAPDIDRPWRYFGNHDELDEIVPITSVYTPFGADMPDWVPALWGWRTQPAPWFFLDGIIRVEAVGLARRPNDGFDRPRAQPTR; encoded by the coding sequence ATGCGCACGCTCCTTGTCATTCTCACCCTCGCCGCACTGAGCGCCGCCGCGCTCGCGCAACCACGCTCCTCGACGCCGCCAGCCGACGAAGGCCCCGTCCTCACGCTCAAGGAGCGCCGGCTCTTCCAGCTGCGTCTGAATATCTACGGCTCGCGCGCGCCCTTTTCGCAGCACATCCAGACCAACAACCCCATCCTCCGGCTCGATCGACGCGGGTTCCTGCCGCGCCAGTCCATCGACCTTCGCAGCATCGAGCTCGTCGTCCCCGTCCTCGAGCGCAGCGCCTCGCACGAGATGTACCTCGACCGGGCCGAGTGGAGTCTGATCTTCAACAGGCAGCCCGTGCCGCAGGACCGTCTGGGCAACCCGGGCGAACAGCCCGACCTGATCAACCTCGAACAGTCCGTGCGCATCACCGACGACGAGGGCAACTGGCTCGTCGCCTTCATCCTGAACCCAGAGCAGATCGAGTTCTCGCTCCAGGCCCCGGTCGCCGCCCACGAGACGGTCTACGACGACGCCCGCGCCGCGCGCATCGACTGGCCCACCGAGTGGCCCGAATGGGTGCGCCCGGCGCTCGAGCCCAGCCCCTACATCCCCAGCGACCACGCCTTCGTGCGCGAGACGCTGAACGACTGGACCAACTCGCTCCCGCGCTCGATGCCCCCGGCCGTCCTCGCCAAGCACCTCGCCAAGCGCATCGTCGACAGCGTCCAACCCCTCGAGACAGGCGTCGCCGTCTGGCCCTACGCCGCCCGCTGGCGAGGGCTCATCAACGACCCGTGCGACCCGGTCCTCTCCGCACGCACCACGCGCGTCGAGCAGCGCGGGTCGAACCCCACCCCCTACGCCCTGCGCTTCGCCGACCGGCGCGTCGCCTTCCAGCTCCGCGGCTTCGACGTCGACGACAGGCGCCTCTTCCGCAACCAGGACTGCTTCGTCCCGCGCATCCGCGAACCCGTCGAGACCGGGCGAGCCAACCCCGCCGTCACCGCGAACCTCTATGCCGCCCTCCTGCGCGCCGCCGGCATCCCGGCCCGGGTCGTCATCGGCATCGAGCTCACCCCCGCCGAGCTGCGCACCGTCCCCGACGCCCACCTGCCCGGGCGCCCCCAGCAGGACCTGATCATCAACGACGTCCGCATCACGAACCGGGTCGCGCAGCTCCGTTTCTGGAACGAGTTCTTCTTGTACGACGAGGCCGCCAACCGCGGCGAGTGGATCCCGGTCGACCTCTTCCGCCAGCGACTCGAATCCTCGCGCGCCCCCGACATCGACCGCCCCTGGCGATACTTCGGCAACCACGACGAGCTCGACGAAATCGTCCCCATCACCAGCGTCTACACACCCTTCGGCGCCGACATGCCCGACTGGGTCCCGGCCCTCTGGGGCTGGCGCACCCAGCCGGCCCCGTGGTTCTTCCTCGACGGCATCATCCGTGTCGAAGCCGTCGGCCTCGCACGCAGGCCCAACGACGGGTTCGATCGCCCCAGGGCCCAGCCCACGCGCTGA
- a CDS encoding class I SAM-dependent methyltransferase, with product MTSQPPPNSTARFADRAGDYAKARPTYPAALLDALLAPLAHPSALVAADVGAGTGVFSRLLAERGVRTIAVEPNAPMRAAATAHPLIEWRDGTGEATGLPERSLDLLTVAQAFHWMRTEDALREFHRVLKPGGVLALVWNTQDRSDAFTNGYCAVMERHAVDPPRSPWALGDVSRVLDDHPLFSRRVVQRFSHAQELDLEGLLARARSASYCPKEGPAWEAVSRDLRQLHSLHTTTGVVRLRYLAELHTSKSCATQSRP from the coding sequence ATGACCAGTCAGCCCCCGCCCAACTCGACCGCCCGCTTCGCCGACCGAGCGGGCGACTACGCGAAAGCCCGCCCGACCTATCCCGCGGCGTTGCTCGATGCGCTGCTCGCGCCCTTGGCCCACCCGTCGGCCCTTGTCGCCGCCGATGTGGGCGCAGGGACGGGCGTGTTCTCGCGGCTGCTGGCCGAGCGTGGCGTGCGCACGATCGCGGTCGAGCCCAACGCGCCGATGCGCGCCGCCGCGACGGCGCACCCGCTGATCGAGTGGCGCGACGGGACGGGCGAAGCGACCGGCCTGCCTGAGCGCTCCCTCGACCTGCTCACCGTCGCGCAGGCCTTCCACTGGATGCGCACCGAAGACGCGCTGCGTGAGTTCCATCGCGTGCTGAAACCCGGCGGAGTGCTCGCGCTGGTGTGGAACACGCAGGACCGCTCGGACGCGTTCACGAACGGGTACTGCGCCGTCATGGAGCGCCACGCGGTGGATCCGCCGCGCTCGCCTTGGGCCCTGGGGGATGTCTCGCGCGTGCTCGACGATCACCCGCTGTTCTCAAGGCGCGTTGTCCAGCGGTTCTCGCACGCGCAGGAACTCGACCTCGAAGGCCTGCTCGCGCGCGCACGCAGCGCGTCCTATTGCCCGAAGGAAGGGCCCGCCTGGGAGGCGGTTTCCCGGGATCTTCGCCAGCTTCACTCGCTTCACACCACGACCGGCGTGGTTCGACTGCGCTATCTCGCCGAGCTTCACACCTCGAAATCGTGCGCGACGCAAAGCCGGCCCTGA
- a CDS encoding AAA family ATPase codes for MTTFRSDIDRLSSLIRAGRSAIAIVTHEEKEAVELVSTAAMMLGRQVREWSSTLGVREGLLAVSTPVPDTENAAAGLHHLATNHAQDICLVLDAGAHLADARKLRALRDLITQAGAREGCVILVEHDASALPAVVRSHATPFDLTLPCDDDLRDLVRATVQRAHRRSPLTIELTKPELETLVAGLRGLTRRQATLVVQSTFADDRRLDASDLAVATAEKRRMLHSDGLLEFVEAPATLDDIGGLERLKGWLRHRERAFDADAKSFGIEPPRGVLLLGVQGAGKSLSAKAIATAWKRPLLRLDPGALYDRYVGESERRLRDCLRQAEAMAPIILWIDEIEKGFASAASQSTDGGLSQRMFGTLLTWMQEHRAPVFLVATANNIDALPPELLRKGRFDEIFFVDLPCDAARRVIFEIHLRRRSRDPKTFDLDQLVALSAGYSGAEIEQAIVSALHTAFGSRATLTTEHILTALRESPPLSVTMRERIADLRAWAKTRCVAAD; via the coding sequence ATGACCACCTTCCGCTCCGACATCGACCGCCTCTCCTCGCTCATCCGCGCCGGGCGGAGCGCCATCGCCATCGTGACGCACGAAGAGAAGGAGGCGGTCGAACTCGTCAGCACCGCCGCGATGATGCTGGGGCGTCAGGTACGGGAGTGGTCGTCGACGCTGGGCGTGCGTGAGGGGCTGCTCGCCGTTTCGACGCCCGTGCCCGACACCGAGAACGCCGCGGCGGGGCTGCACCACCTTGCGACCAACCACGCGCAGGACATCTGCCTGGTCCTCGACGCCGGGGCGCACCTCGCCGACGCTCGCAAACTCCGCGCGCTGCGCGACCTCATCACGCAGGCCGGCGCCCGCGAGGGCTGCGTGATCCTCGTCGAGCACGACGCGAGCGCCCTGCCCGCCGTGGTTCGATCGCACGCGACGCCCTTCGATCTCACCCTGCCCTGCGACGACGACCTGCGCGACCTCGTGCGCGCCACCGTCCAGCGCGCCCACCGGCGCTCGCCGCTGACCATCGAACTCACGAAGCCCGAGCTCGAAACGCTCGTCGCCGGCCTCCGCGGCCTCACCCGCCGCCAGGCGACGCTGGTCGTGCAGTCCACCTTCGCCGACGACCGGCGCCTCGACGCGAGCGACCTCGCGGTCGCCACCGCCGAGAAGCGCCGGATGCTGCACTCCGACGGCCTGCTCGAGTTCGTCGAAGCCCCGGCGACGCTCGACGACATCGGAGGGCTCGAGCGGCTCAAGGGCTGGCTGCGCCACCGCGAGCGCGCCTTCGACGCCGACGCGAAGTCGTTCGGCATCGAGCCGCCCCGCGGCGTGCTCCTGTTGGGGGTGCAGGGCGCCGGCAAGAGTCTCAGCGCCAAGGCCATCGCCACCGCGTGGAAGCGCCCCCTGCTGCGCCTCGACCCCGGCGCGCTCTACGACCGCTATGTCGGGGAGTCCGAGCGACGCCTGCGCGACTGCCTGCGCCAGGCCGAGGCGATGGCGCCGATCATTCTCTGGATCGACGAGATCGAGAAGGGCTTCGCGTCCGCCGCGTCGCAGAGCACCGACGGCGGGCTCTCGCAGCGCATGTTCGGGACGCTGCTCACCTGGATGCAGGAGCACCGCGCCCCGGTCTTTCTCGTCGCGACCGCGAACAACATCGACGCCCTCCCGCCCGAACTGCTGCGCAAGGGGCGCTTCGACGAGATCTTCTTCGTCGATCTCCCGTGCGACGCGGCGCGCCGGGTGATCTTCGAGATCCACCTGCGCCGACGCTCGCGCGACCCGAAGACTTTCGACCTCGATCAACTCGTCGCGCTGTCCGCGGGGTACAGCGGCGCCGAGATCGAGCAGGCCATCGTCTCCGCCCTGCACACCGCCTTCGGTTCGCGAGCGACGCTCACCACCGAGCACATCCTCACAGCGCTGCGCGAGTCCCCGCCCCTGTCGGTGACGATGCGCGAACGCATCGCCGACCTGCGCGCATGGGCCAAAACCCGCTGCGTCGCGGCGGATTGA
- a CDS encoding transglutaminase domain-containing protein, whose product MRTLLAILTLAVFTAPVFAQQRSSRPAADEGPVLTLTERRLWSLRVTISGRTAPTNARHATPRPLLRTGQPGLGQQGSIDLRAATIVVPILERSASHDAALSHATWELRFNRQVVPQDRLGAPSGQPDLINLLQSVMIADPSGAPLVPLVLNAEQLEFRLQVPVFTHETRYDDARAARIGWPSQWPEFVQPSREPSPFIPSDDPFVAQLLDDWTQGAHRSMAPAVLAKHLAKRIVDTIQPNGLGVVPWDLGMGSHPFDVIGPCDDSTDGLWLLPGSSRAFRPARRDHDTVDATRFIRGFNVYEPTGVITNNRCFTPRIRQPIETGRANPAVIANLYVALLRAAGIPARVVIGTEVSPEDLRSVPNTHIPPRTFPEVTINGFRVSTRGSLIRFWTEFYLFDEDSNRGEWIPVDLHRQRLESSRAPDIDRAWRYFGNHDELDEIVPITSVYTAVEARKPDTIPTLWGWETEPDHPRVSLDSVLRIEAVGQSRRANDGLDQPRPRN is encoded by the coding sequence ATGCGCACGCTCCTCGCCATTCTCACGCTCGCCGTGTTCACCGCGCCCGTGTTCGCGCAGCAGCGCTCCTCAAGGCCGGCAGCCGACGAGGGCCCCGTGCTCACGCTCACGGAGCGCCGGCTCTGGTCCCTTCGGGTCACGATCTCGGGCAGAACCGCCCCGACCAACGCGCGCCACGCGACGCCGCGCCCCCTTCTCCGAACCGGGCAGCCCGGGCTCGGGCAGCAGGGATCGATCGACCTGCGCGCCGCGACGATCGTCGTCCCGATCCTCGAGCGATCCGCGTCGCATGACGCGGCCCTCAGCCACGCGACGTGGGAGCTCCGGTTCAACAGGCAGGTCGTCCCGCAGGACCGTCTCGGCGCCCCGTCGGGGCAACCCGATCTCATCAATCTCCTGCAGTCGGTGATGATCGCAGACCCGTCGGGCGCGCCGCTTGTCCCCCTCGTGCTGAACGCCGAGCAGCTCGAGTTCCGTCTCCAGGTCCCGGTCTTCACGCACGAGACCCGCTACGACGACGCGCGCGCCGCGCGCATCGGCTGGCCCTCGCAGTGGCCAGAGTTCGTGCAGCCGTCGCGCGAGCCGTCGCCCTTCATCCCCAGCGACGACCCGTTCGTCGCCCAACTCCTCGACGACTGGACGCAGGGCGCCCATCGCTCCATGGCCCCGGCTGTTCTTGCCAAGCACCTCGCCAAGCGCATCGTCGACACCATTCAACCAAACGGGCTCGGAGTCGTGCCGTGGGATCTCGGCATGGGCAGCCACCCATTCGACGTCATCGGCCCCTGCGACGACTCGACCGACGGCCTGTGGCTGCTGCCAGGCAGTTCTCGCGCCTTCCGGCCCGCGCGCCGCGACCACGACACCGTCGACGCCACACGGTTCATCCGCGGCTTCAATGTCTACGAGCCGACCGGGGTCATCACGAACAACCGCTGCTTCACGCCGCGCATCCGCCAGCCGATCGAAACGGGGCGCGCCAACCCCGCCGTCATCGCCAACCTCTACGTCGCGCTGCTGCGCGCCGCCGGCATCCCGGCGCGCGTCGTCATCGGGACCGAGGTCAGCCCCGAGGATCTCCGCTCCGTCCCCAACACGCACATCCCGCCCCGCACCTTCCCGGAAGTCACGATCAACGGCTTCCGCGTCTCCACCCGCGGCTCGCTCATCCGCTTCTGGACCGAGTTCTACCTCTTCGACGAGGATTCCAACCGCGGCGAGTGGATCCCGGTCGACCTCCATCGCCAGCGCCTCGAATCGTCGCGCGCCCCCGACATCGACCGCGCCTGGCGATACTTCGGCAACCACGACGAACTCGACGAGATCGTCCCCATCACGAGCGTCTACACAGCGGTCGAAGCCCGGAAGCCCGACACCATCCCCACGCTGTGGGGCTGGGAGACCGAGCCGGATCACCCGCGCGTCTCGCTCGACAGCGTCCTGCGGATCGAAGCCGTCGGCCAGTCTCGCCGCGCCAACGACGGGCTCGACCAGCCCCGCCCGCGCAACTGA
- a CDS encoding metallophosphoesterase: MDAPSHAPRRRRIALAAVTLTAFVGVWVAMSLIGAAFHRATWIHDPSGERSALAAGGLRPVANAMNLAAKPGWVIVVRVGPRHYEAVRTERWVLRANMLAWGGYVVAIAFAWLVWRAWYTAQRRFPFVRPRREGTDLSRRSVLLHGVGGVVALGSAGSVAKATMLEPMDLRVRRFDVPIRDLPEAFDGLRIAVIADTHLGPFVAPSLIRHAVRMTLDLKPDLIALVGDYSHHDTREIELGASIFAPLCEPGAAGFGVVGVLGNHDWFSGAHATREALRRIGVRLVENTRVYLDPETMSMTERDPGGLALCVAGVGDLDHRDVDLARALGGVREGVPRVLLSHNPDVAIDPALARVSETTAREYRADLMLCGHTHGGQVRLPFIGAPIVPVRTGQRFADGLNQGPACPVVTTRGVGMSILPVRFGVPPEVVEVRLIRASGGSTRAVAPVVHDS; encoded by the coding sequence ATGGATGCCCCCTCACACGCGCCCCGTCGTCGTCGGATCGCACTCGCTGCCGTGACGCTCACGGCGTTCGTGGGCGTCTGGGTCGCGATGTCGCTGATCGGCGCCGCGTTCCATCGCGCGACCTGGATTCACGACCCCTCTGGAGAGCGCTCCGCCCTCGCGGCGGGCGGGCTGCGACCCGTGGCCAACGCGATGAACCTCGCGGCCAAGCCGGGGTGGGTGATCGTCGTGCGCGTCGGGCCGCGTCACTACGAAGCGGTCCGCACCGAGCGGTGGGTGCTGCGCGCAAACATGCTCGCGTGGGGCGGGTATGTCGTCGCGATCGCTTTCGCGTGGCTCGTCTGGCGCGCGTGGTACACGGCGCAGCGACGATTCCCGTTCGTTCGCCCGCGGCGCGAGGGGACAGACCTGTCGCGACGCTCCGTACTGCTGCACGGCGTGGGCGGCGTTGTCGCGCTCGGGAGCGCCGGCTCGGTCGCCAAGGCGACCATGCTTGAGCCTATGGACCTTCGCGTGCGGCGTTTCGATGTCCCCATCCGCGACCTGCCCGAGGCGTTCGACGGGCTGCGCATCGCGGTCATCGCCGATACGCACCTGGGGCCGTTCGTCGCGCCGTCGCTGATCCGTCACGCGGTGCGCATGACGCTGGATCTGAAGCCCGATCTCATCGCGCTCGTCGGCGACTACTCGCACCACGACACTCGGGAGATCGAACTCGGGGCGAGTATCTTCGCACCCCTGTGCGAACCGGGCGCCGCGGGGTTCGGCGTGGTCGGCGTGCTGGGCAACCACGACTGGTTCAGCGGCGCGCACGCCACGCGCGAGGCGCTGCGGCGGATCGGCGTGCGCCTCGTCGAGAACACGCGCGTGTACCTCGACCCTGAGACGATGTCGATGACCGAGCGCGACCCCGGGGGTTTAGCGCTGTGCGTCGCGGGGGTGGGGGACCTCGATCACCGCGATGTGGACCTCGCGCGGGCCCTCGGCGGCGTGCGCGAGGGCGTGCCGCGTGTGCTGCTGTCGCACAACCCGGATGTCGCGATTGACCCCGCGCTGGCGCGCGTCAGCGAGACCACGGCGCGGGAATACAGAGCAGACCTGATGCTCTGCGGGCACACCCACGGCGGGCAGGTGCGCCTCCCCTTCATCGGCGCACCCATCGTGCCGGTGCGGACGGGCCAGCGCTTCGCCGACGGGCTCAACCAGGGGCCGGCGTGCCCGGTGGTGACCACCCGCGGCGTGGGGATGTCCATCCTTCCCGTGCGATTCGGCGTGCCGCCGGAGGTGGTGGAGGTGCGCCTGATCAGAGCCTCGGGCGGAAGCACGAGGGCTGTTGCGCCGGTGGTTCATGACTCGTGA
- the lepA gene encoding translation elongation factor 4, protein MPEIRNFSIIAHIDHGKSTLADRLLQATKAVSDREAREQILDSMDLERERGITIKASAVTVFHTYDGKEYMLNFIDTPGHVDFTYEVSRSLTACEGAVLVVDATQGVQAQTVANAYLAVNNNLELIPVVNKIDLPSARPDDIAMEIEQVLGLDAADAIYVSAKTGQGITELLDAICVRCPPPRKSSTRQTRALIFDATYDDYRGVIVYFRLFDGELKVGDKIRMMGIGRSFIVTELGKYTPRQVKCERIGAGETGYLVAAIKALKDVRVGDTITLEHDPAPEPLPGYEEPKQMVFCDFYPATADADTGGKGADFETLRDAVERLSLNDASFTYQVVHSDALGFGFRCGFLGLLHMDIVQERLEREGDVKIIQTAPTVTYEVLMMSGDLVEIHNPADLPDMGTIEEVREPMVKVDIMAPTDCLGDIMKLCTERRGEFLSQQFVSEKRQIVSWKLPLAEIIYDFYDKLKSMTSGYGTMDYDLVGFHADDLVKLDILVNGSPVEALAVIVHRDKAQQRGRHLCAKLREQIPRHQFEIPIQAAIGGKIIARETVRAMRKDVTAKCYGGDVSRKRKLLDKQKEGKKRMKSIGSVAIPQEAFMAVLEQGD, encoded by the coding sequence ATGCCCGAGATCCGCAACTTCTCCATCATCGCCCACATCGACCACGGCAAGTCCACCCTCGCCGACCGTCTCCTTCAGGCGACCAAAGCAGTCTCCGACCGCGAGGCCCGTGAGCAGATCCTCGACTCGATGGACCTCGAGCGCGAGCGCGGCATCACCATCAAGGCCTCCGCCGTCACGGTGTTCCACACCTACGACGGCAAGGAGTACATGCTCAACTTCATCGACACCCCCGGGCACGTCGACTTCACCTACGAGGTCTCGCGCTCCCTCACCGCGTGCGAGGGCGCCGTCCTCGTCGTCGACGCCACGCAGGGCGTGCAGGCGCAGACCGTCGCCAACGCCTACCTCGCGGTCAACAACAACCTCGAACTCATCCCCGTCGTCAACAAGATCGACCTGCCCTCGGCCCGCCCCGACGACATCGCGATGGAGATCGAGCAGGTCCTCGGCCTCGACGCCGCCGACGCGATCTATGTCTCCGCCAAGACCGGCCAGGGCATCACCGAACTCCTCGACGCCATCTGCGTGCGCTGCCCGCCCCCTCGCAAGAGCAGCACCAGACAGACCCGCGCCCTCATCTTCGACGCCACCTACGACGACTACCGCGGCGTCATCGTCTACTTCCGTCTCTTCGACGGAGAGCTCAAGGTCGGCGACAAGATCCGCATGATGGGCATCGGCCGATCCTTCATCGTCACCGAGCTCGGCAAATACACCCCCCGCCAGGTCAAGTGCGAACGCATCGGCGCCGGAGAAACCGGCTACCTCGTCGCCGCCATCAAGGCCCTCAAGGACGTGCGCGTCGGCGACACCATCACCCTCGAGCACGACCCGGCCCCCGAGCCCCTGCCCGGCTACGAAGAGCCCAAGCAGATGGTGTTCTGCGACTTCTACCCCGCCACCGCCGACGCCGACACCGGGGGCAAGGGCGCCGACTTCGAGACCCTGCGCGACGCCGTCGAACGCCTCTCCCTCAACGACGCGTCGTTCACCTACCAGGTCGTCCACTCCGACGCGCTGGGCTTCGGCTTCCGCTGCGGCTTCCTCGGGCTCCTCCACATGGACATCGTGCAGGAGCGCCTCGAGCGCGAGGGCGATGTCAAGATCATCCAGACCGCCCCCACCGTCACCTACGAAGTCCTCATGATGAGCGGCGATCTCGTCGAGATCCACAACCCCGCCGACCTCCCCGACATGGGAACCATCGAGGAAGTCCGCGAGCCCATGGTCAAGGTCGACATCATGGCGCCCACCGACTGCCTGGGCGACATCATGAAACTCTGCACCGAGCGGCGCGGCGAGTTCCTCTCCCAGCAGTTCGTCTCCGAGAAACGCCAGATCGTCTCCTGGAAACTCCCCCTCGCCGAGATCATCTACGACTTCTACGACAAACTGAAGTCGATGACCTCCGGCTACGGCACGATGGACTACGACCTCGTCGGCTTCCACGCCGACGACCTCGTCAAACTCGACATCCTCGTCAACGGCTCGCCCGTCGAGGCGCTCGCCGTCATCGTCCACCGCGACAAGGCCCAGCAGCGAGGCAGGCACCTCTGCGCCAAACTCCGCGAGCAGATCCCGCGCCACCAGTTCGAGATCCCCATCCAGGCCGCCATCGGAGGCAAGATCATCGCCCGCGAGACCGTCCGCGCCATGCGCAAGGATGTGACCGCGAAGTGCTACGGCGGCGATGTGAGCCGAAAGCGCAAGCTCCTCGACAAGCAGAAAGAGGGCAAGAAGCGCATGAAGTCCATCGGCAGCGTGGCGATCCCGCAGGAGGCGTTTATGGCGGTGCTGGAGCAGGGGGATTGA
- a CDS encoding transglutaminase domain-containing protein: MQQFRATTLAILSASFFSAPHAWASGNAGAWLPVQREEPVLRTYALSVHLSPTPHAQTPAPGASQNTGARLFVLAPSADPVSTISPASREPAAERTTTPSGESLLWTLTRVSEPAVIAATIRASSSPVFFDDQAARSVPWPIRGWPEHTADFLRDLSTRDAEDPRVRDLVARWVGAQNRSVTPVMLAKYLAARTLTHAPATLEPLTLRDAQGRALGIRSGGAGRFAERSGSEFDMLRFYATALRAANIPARVVVGLRDTGDAGARQHAWVEFFLYDERVRRGDWVPVDLIAQRDLDPTPPALAKPWKHFGADREGALIPLGFGCPPQTRAEGVLAPWWVEADSPARTPVASVAVERRADDKLARAN, from the coding sequence ATGCAGCAGTTCCGCGCCACGACGCTCGCGATCCTCAGCGCCTCGTTCTTCTCGGCCCCTCACGCCTGGGCGTCGGGGAACGCCGGGGCCTGGCTCCCGGTCCAGCGCGAGGAGCCCGTTCTTCGGACCTACGCGCTCAGCGTCCACCTCTCGCCCACCCCCCACGCGCAGACGCCGGCGCCGGGCGCGTCCCAGAACACGGGCGCCCGGCTCTTCGTGCTCGCGCCCAGCGCCGACCCGGTCTCCACGATCTCGCCGGCCTCGCGTGAGCCCGCCGCCGAGCGGACGACCACCCCCTCGGGCGAATCGCTCCTGTGGACGCTGACGCGGGTCAGCGAGCCGGCGGTGATCGCCGCCACGATCCGCGCGTCGTCCTCGCCGGTCTTCTTCGACGACCAGGCGGCGCGCAGCGTGCCCTGGCCCATCCGCGGCTGGCCCGAGCACACCGCCGACTTCCTGCGAGACCTCTCCACGCGCGACGCCGAAGACCCGCGCGTGCGCGACCTCGTCGCACGCTGGGTCGGCGCGCAGAACCGCTCCGTGACCCCGGTCATGCTCGCGAAGTACCTCGCGGCGCGCACGCTGACGCACGCCCCGGCCACGCTCGAGCCGCTGACGCTGCGCGACGCGCAGGGACGCGCGCTGGGCATCCGCTCGGGCGGCGCCGGTCGCTTCGCCGAGCGCTCCGGCTCCGAGTTCGACATGCTGCGCTTCTACGCGACCGCCCTGCGCGCCGCGAACATCCCGGCGCGCGTCGTCGTGGGGCTGCGAGACACCGGCGACGCCGGCGCCCGTCAGCACGCCTGGGTCGAGTTCTTCCTGTACGACGAGCGCGTGCGCAGGGGCGACTGGGTCCCGGTCGACCTCATCGCGCAGCGCGACCTCGACCCCACGCCCCCGGCCCTCGCCAAACCCTGGAAGCACTTCGGCGCCGACCGCGAGGGCGCGCTGATCCCCCTGGGCTTCGGCTGCCCGCCCCAGACCCGCGCCGAGGGCGTCCTCGCCCCTTGGTGGGTCGAGGCCGACTCCCCGGCGCGCACGCCCGTCGCCAGCGTCGCCGTCGAACGCCGCGCCGACGACAAGCTCGCCCGCGCGAACTGA